A region of the Synergistaceae bacterium genome:
AGAACATCCCCGGTGAAGCATTCGCTGTGTACTCGGACTAAAACGGGTTCGGGAGTCGAAATATCGCCCATGACTAACGCTAAATGAGTGTGGGAGTCGTCATCCTGCGTTATGCTCCTGTATGCGCTGACTTGGAAGAGTCCAAAGGGAGTCGGGATTGGGACGGTTAATTTTTTCTCAACGCGCTTGTATTTGCTTTTTGTGATTATTATTTCGTGATCGTGATTATGGCAGTCCAAATGTTTATCATCTCTCTTTGCGGGAGTTATATTAGCAGAAATATCTTATCTCGCCAAAATAATCCAGCCACGCTTCAATGATAGTACCGATGTCATCTTTTATTGCCTCAATCAGCCTCCGCAGTCCTTTTTCAGGAATCCGTGAATTGTTGTTGGCTACAATGGCTTTGCCGTCTTTCGTTATCCATATCTTTGTAGCATTTGGGCCGGGCTGTCCTATAGCAATATGTACATGCACAGGCTCGCGAGGTTCTCCTTCATTCGTCCAGAAAATATAACGTATCGGCCAATCCTAAAAATAGTCGGCACAAGTAATCCCTCCGTCCTGTGAGTACTTCATGAAAAGAGCTTCATTCATTCTGACAAGGTGCTTCAGGTACTGCATTTCCAGCCACGAATAGCCGTTGACCTCCCATCTGTACATAGGAAGCCAGCACGTAGCGTCGTGAAATCCTCCGTCAACAGGAGTCTCAATATACACTTTCACGGTGCCGTCCGGGTACATCTCTGAATGCGTAATCTCTGTGTCATCGTTGAGGGTCATAAAAGGGTACATCATGATTCGTTTCATCTCCTTTCGCGGGTATATTAGCACACAAAAAAAGCACCGGCTGTGAGTGTCCGATGCTCTTGTGATTTCCTGCTACACTTCCTCGAAATGATGACGCTTGTCCGGCAATTTGGGGCATTTGTCGAAGCTGTTTGCGTTTGACCGGGGGCGCGAGCCTTTGTCTGTGTTCCAGCTTACCACTCACTACCGCGCAGTATGCGTGATTTCAAGGCTCTTGCTTCATCATGTCTTTTCCTGGTCTCGTTTTCGATGAAGTAATCCCTTTCCCTAGGGTCATGGATTCCGTGTCTGTCAGCGTCCGCTTCAATTTTCCTGATTGACGCGGCTTCTGCTTTGTCAAGGAGTTCACGCGCTTTTTCAGGGTCAGACCTTGCCACCATCGCGGCCATTTCCCTTTACTTCTTTATTCCTGTCTCCGCCATTGAGTTAGCCGCGTTTTTCATCAAACTGCTGAAGAATCCCATGCTCTTGCGCCTCCTCCGTCAGCTAATCCGCAGGCCCGAAAATGTAACCTACAGCCCCTCCTACCGCAGCTCCTACAGCAGCCCCGGCAGGCCCGGCCACCGCAGTGCCAATAGCAGCCCCCGCGCTGGCTCCAGCTATAGCACCGCTTTTTGACGGCTTCACTGTAACCTTGGTTTTGCTCCCGCCGCCCGGTATTGGAGTTGTTTCTATATCAACTACATTTTCCTTGGGCATTATTTACTGCACCTCCTAACCGTTATTCCTCAGTTCCTGCGCTTTCTTCCTCGCAAGCTCCGCGGTCGCGTAATCCTTTTTCGCGTTCCCGTAATGGTAATCTCCCTCGCCATTTTTGGCCTTCGCCCATTCGGTATTACCCTTGCGCGTGAAGGTCTCAGCGACTTTCTCATAAGTCTCCGCCGTTTTCGCCATGTTGTAGCCTCCTTAAACTAGCACAAATACAACCTTGCGTTTTGTGGTTTCTTTACGCTAAGTCTTTGTTGATGAGTGTTAATTTTTCTGCACTGTGAAATTTTACGGCAATTATACTATTAGGGGGGGGGGGCTTTGTCAACAGCTTTCTTCACCGAATAGCCGAATCATTTTCTAGGGGCTATAATCATTCCCATCAATCAAAATCTCAGGGGGCAATCATGAACATACTGACATATGAAACTGTGTCGCTTGACGAAAATCAGTCCGCCCTTCTCATTCTCGATCAGACGAAACTGCCCGGCCATGTCAAAATTCTCCGCCTGACTGACATCCGGGACATATGGAACGCCATCAAGACCCTTCAGGTCAGGGGCGCGCCCGCAATTGGAATAGCCGCCGCATTCGGGCTGTACCTGTCAGCAAGAAACATCACCGCAAGCAATTACCCCGCGTTCATGGCCGGACTCAAAGACGCAAAAGACTACCTCAATTCCGCCCGGCCTACAGCCGTCAATCTCTCGTGGGCGTTGAACCGGGTATACTCAGTCGCAGAAGCCAGCGCAGACAAAGCCATTCCCGAAATCATAGAGGCACTAAGGCTTGAGGCTCTCGCGATAAAGTCAGAGGACACAGAAACATGCAGGAAGATCGGCGAATATGGCCTGACATTGATACACGACGGGGACGGAATTTTGACACACTGCAACGCCGGACAGCTCGCCACGTCAAAATACGGCACCGCATTAGCACCCATACACTTGGGACGCGAGAAGGGAATGAATTTCCGCGTTTACTGCGACGAAACAAGGCCGTTATTGCAGGGTGCGAGGCTCTCAGCGTTTGAGCTTGTCGCCGACGGAGTCGACACTACATTGATTTGCGACAACATGGCTTCACAGGTCATGAAGGAAGGAAGAGTCAGCGCGGTTTTTGTCGGGTGCGACAGGTTAGCGGCCAACGGGGACTGCTGCAACAAAATCGGAACATCGGGACTCGCGATCATGGCGAAATATTACGGCGTTCCCTTCTACGTTTTCTGCCCCGCGTCAACAATAGATATGACAATTCAGACAGGCGCGGAAATTGTGATTGAGCAAAGGAATCCCGATGAGGTTACAGAAATGTGGTACTCAAAGAGAATGGCTCCCGATGGCGTGAAAGTTTACAATCCTGCGTTTGATGTTACGGATAATTCATTGATTGCGGGGATTGTTACTGAATACGGGATCGCGAGGCCGCCATATATTGACAGCCTCCGGGAAATTCTCACGACAGGAGCGACCGCCAGTAATCCGAGTCCTTAACGCCCGTCCCAAACTCCGAAAGCCTCGCAACATATTTCCCAAGAATATCCGTCTCAAGGTTGATTATTCCTCCGGCTTTAAGCCCTCCCAGAGTCGTCGCGCCCAGAGTTGCAGGGATAATTCCGACAGAGAACGAGCGAGTCCCCGCGTCAATCACTGTCAGGCTGATTCCGTCAACCGCAACGGATCCCTTCTCCACGATTCCCCGCAATAAGTCTGAGTCTTCCGGGACAAATACGGCCTCTTTCGTGTCAGTCCCGCGAATCTCCTTCAGAACCGCTACACCGTCAACATGTCCCAGCACTAAATGACCGTCTAATCTGTCTGTCAGCCTCATAGCCCGCTCAAGATTGACCCTCGTCCCCGCATGAAGTCCCCGCCCGAACCATGTCCGCGAAAATGTCTCCTGCATCATCTCAACATCGAACACGTGCGAGTCATTCCGCGTTACTGTCAGACATGCCCCGCTCACACTGACGGACTGACCGAGCGACAATTCACCAGAAATTTCAGACTCAATGCTGAGAGTGTAATACGTTCCCTTCCTGCTGAAACTCTTTACCGTCCCGATCGTCTCTATAAGTCCGGTGAACATGACAATCTCCCTTCTATTACCGTGTCATCGCCTGCTGTGCGCGTGATTGGATTCGTGAGTGTGAAGGCCGATTTTACGTCAGCAAAATTCATACCAGCGTCAATAGTTTTCCCCCCGCCGAAAATTTTAGGGGCAATGAACAGCCGTATGTAGTCCGCGACTCCCTCATGAAGCAACGCGCCCAATATACCCGGCCCGCCCTCGGCCATGAGTGTCAGAATCCCCCGCCCCGCTAAATATTCCAGTGCCGAATGAATGCCGACATGACCCCCGGATGATTTCACCTCTGCGATTTCCGCGCCTATGTCCGTCAATGCTTCTGCCTTCTGACGGTCTGCACCTTCCGCCGTGATGATGATACATTTCCCGTCATGGCCGATAACTTTTGCTGACGTGGGAGTCGTCAGACGCGAGTCCAGAATCACGCGGACAGGATTAATCCCCGCAACATGTCTCACGGTCAATTCGGGGTCATCGCTAAGGACAGTGCCGACTCCCACTAATACAGCGTCATTTTCCGCCCTCATTCTGTGGGATTCTGTGCGGGACTCGATCCCTGTTATCCATTTGCTTGCGCCGTTCGGCAGATTCATTCGCCCATCAAGAGAAATTGCCGCCTTCAGGCTGACGAATGGCCGCCCGTATTTGTGGACGAAAACGAATCCCCGGTTGAGGAATTTCGCTTCAGCCTCAAAATCTTTCAGCTCCGTAACCTTTATCCCAGACTCGCGGAGAATGTCTATCCCTTTTCCGTTGACTTTGGGATTCGGGTCTCTCATGGCAATTATGACCTCTGCGACTCCTTCAGCGACAAGACGATTCGCGCAGGGGGGAGTCTTCCCGTAATGGGAGCAAGGCTCAAGAGTAACATACACCGTTGCTCCCCGGACATTTTCGCCGTGATTATGCGCGTCATTTATGGCTTCAATTTCCGCGTGAGGATGGCCGTACTGATGGTGCCAGCCCTCGCCGATTATGCGTCCGTCCTTCACGATTACGCAGCCTACCATAGGATTCGGGGATGTCATTCGGAGTCCGTTTTTTGCCAGCGACAAAGCGCGGGACATGTATTGAGTGTGAATTGTTACCGCCTCCGGGAAAATTTTTGCTGACATTGTATCACCGCCGTAACAATTACAGATAACAACATTAACGGCCTATGTTAGAATTACGCTATCGAAATTTCCATAAACCATATCAAATTTCAGGGAGGGTAAAATTCTCATGAAAAAATTTTTGTGTTCAGTGCTTGCTGTAATGCTTGTGCTGTCATGCGCGGCGTTCGCTTCCACTGAATGGAAGTTTGAGCGCAAGGTTACCATCGTTTGCCCGTGGAGTGTCGGCGGGGGTGCTGACTCGACTCTCAGGCCGATGGCAAATTTGTTGAAGCCCATTCTCGGCCAAGAGGTTGAAATCGTGAATGTTACGGGCGGAAACGGAGTTACGGCGGTTGAGTATGTCTACAAGCAGCCGGCGGACGGCTATACGTACATGCTTGGGACTCAGAGTCTTTTCATGCAGGACATTCAGGGAACAACGTCAATGAACTTCAAGGACGAATTTATCCCCGTAGCAAGACTCGTTCACGCAATCAACGTAATAACAGCCTCGAAAAAAGCAATGGATCGCAAGGGCTACAAGACATTCTCAGAAATGATTGAGTACGTCAAGAAAAATCCGTTTGAGGTCAGCGTAGGTATGTTGACAAGCACGGGGCTAGACGGCGCGTCATTGAAGCAGGCTCTTGAGGGTCTCGACATTCTTGATGTTTCGTATCCTTCCGGCTCTGAAATGAACTCGGCACTTGTCGGCGGGCATATTGACATTATGGTAACAGGCACTGACGAAATAGAGGGACTCATTGCGGCCGGGGATGTCGTTCCGCTCCTTGCGCTGTCAGAAAAGAGAATGAAGCGTTACCCGGATGTTGAATGCTCGGTTGAGCTGGGAATCAATTCGGTGTTAGGGCCTGCAAGGGGAATTTTCGCCAAGAAGGGAACACCGAAAGAAGCTATTGATGTCCTTGTCGCGGCAATCGAGAAAGCGTCCCAAGATCCTCAGTGGCAGGCGTTCCTTGTGCAGGGGTGCTACGATGAGAGACCCGGATTCGCGGGGCCTGCTGAATATGGAGCGGACTGCGAGAAGGATTACAGGCTGCTTTCTGATTACCTCAAATCAGAAGGCGTGCTGAAGAAAGATTACTACAAATAGCGACATGACAATACGCGGGGTGAAGTCATGCCCCGTTTTTTTGTGCAAAGGAGAAAATCACAGTGTTTGAATTAATCTGCAACGTTCTATTATGGCTGGGACTCCTCTATTCTTACTTCTTCCACGTCCTAGAAGCACCAATCCCCGACCGAACAGCCCGCAACCCCTACACACTGAAGCCGGACGTTTGGCCGAAAGCAATCATCATACTGCTACTCATCTGCATAGCAATCAACATCATCAACATCATCCGCAAGAACAGGAACAACCCGGATTTCTCGTTCGCGTCAATGTTCAACATCAACGTAAAACGCTGGCTCGGTATGGCAATCATCATCGGCGCAAGTTTTGTGCTTGAGCCTCTCGGCTATATGGCTACGTGCTGCCTTGTGCTGTTCCTTTACGGGTTATTGCTGGGACAAACTCACGTGTTCAGGCTCGCAATATTTTCTGTGGTGATTACGTTCGTTCTTTATGTCGTGTTCAGCGTGTTGCTGTCGGTGAATCTTCCGCGAGGGACGATTGAAGCCTGTCGCAACTTCTCACTTTACGTTGAAGGCATTGTAGCTTCTGTTCAGTCAGCATTAGGCATGTAGGGAGGAATAATCATGACAACTTGGGAATTGTTCACAAACGGCTTCAGCGTATTGATGGATCCCTACACATTTTTGATGGTGGTGTTTGCGATTGTTGTCGGGACGATATTCGGGGCATTGCCCGGAGTCAGCGCGACAATGGCGGTGGCACTGGGACTCCCGTTCACGTACTCAATGCAGCCAGTTCCGGCGATAGTGTTCCTTGTGGCTATCTACTGCTCATCAATCACGGGCGGAAGCATTACGGCAATCCTCTTCAAGATTCCCGGTGTACCATCGTCAGCACCTACGACATTTGACGGCTACCCGATGGCGCAGAGGGGCGAGGCGGGGAAGGCTCTCGGAATCGCGTTAGGGTCGTCAGCAATCGGCGGACTCGTTTCGGCTCTCGCAATGCTGACATTATCACCGCAATTGACACAGGCGGCATTGTCATTCAGCCCGTCAGACATTTTTGCGATTACGTTCATGGGACTCTCAATCCTGACATGCCTCGACAGCAAGAACATTCTGCGGACTCTGATTTCCGGCCTCTTGGGACTCCTGCTTGCGTGCGTGGGACAGGATCCTATGTACGCGGTACAGCGACTCACATTCGGGAGCGGTGAACTTATTGCGGGACTCGAAATGATTCCCGTGTTAATCGGAATATTCGCCGTAACAGAAGTACTCAAGCAGACAAAGAAGCGCGACAAGCTCACAGCCGACGAGAGCACAGCCAGCGTAAACACAAAGATGCCATCATTCCGCGAATGGTGGGGGATCAAATGGTTGCTCGCAAGATGTTCTGTCATTGGTACGATAATCGGCATACTTCCGGGGGCTGGTGCTACGATAGCTTCATTCCTGTGCTACTCAAGCGAGACGAAACTCTCAAAGCACCCGGAGAAATTCGGAACGGGAATCATTGACGGTATAGCCGCCTCCGAAACCGCCAACAATGCCGCAACGGGCGGAGCAATGGTGCCGTTACTGTCTCTCGGTATTCCGGGCGGTAATGCCGCGGCGGTAATGATGAGTGCGCTTGTGCTGAAGGGCGTACAGTTAGGGCCGCTGTTACTCGTAAATCAGCCTCAGTATCTCAGCGCAACATTTGCTTCAATGGTCGTAACAAATATATTGATGGTCATCGTTGCGATTGCGATTGCGAAAGTGTTTGCGCAGATTTTGGCGGTGCCGTATTCATATCTTGGGCCGATAATAATAATGCTTGCGATAATCGGATCATACGCAACGAACATGAGCATTGCTGACGTGAAAATCATGGCGATTGCGGGCGTGATAGGTCTCATAATTTCTGCGTGCCACTTCAACAGCGCGGCATTGATTCTCGGACTCGTTCTCGGCGTGATATGCGAGGGGAACTTCAGCAGGGCTTACACGATTTCGCGGGCTAACCTCGTGAACATGTTTGCGCGTCCTGTTGCTGGTACGTTGATGGTAATCAGCCTTGTGCTTCTTGTGTGGCCGATAGTGTCATCACTCTTCAGGAAGAAAGAAGCGTAAGACGAAAAATTTTTGCCTCTCGTGAAAGAATCGCGGGAGGCTTTTTGTTGTAAGGAGGATTTTATGCCGGAAATTTCACGGTTCTACGGAATCAGAATCTACATGTATTATGATGAGCATAACTCGCCTCACTTCCATGCAAAATATGACGGTGAAGAAGCCGAATACAATTTTGACGGCGATCTGCTGAAAGGCTCAATGCCTGCGCGAATCACAAAGATAATTGCAGGATGGGCAGTACTTCATTCACGGGAGCTTGAAGAGAACTGGGAGGACGCAAGAGACGGACGCGAATTGACAAGCATAAGGGGGCTGAAATAATAATGGGATGCCATGAATGCCCCGATGCTGTGAAAGTTGAGCCGCTTAATGATTATGTGCTGAAGGTTGAATTTGCTGACGGAACAATAAAGGCCCGTGATTTCTCAGATCATTTCAATAAAGGAGTCTTCCGAAAACTGCGCGATATATCATTCTTCAGGAAAGCTCATGCTGAAGATGGCGCAATAGTTTGGGATGACACATTAGACTGCGCCCCCGAACACGTATATTATCATGAATAGTTTGCGGCCTCTCGTGAAAGAATCGCGGGAGGCTTTTTTATCATCCTGCAAAAGAAAAGACACCGGAAATTTTTTGCCGTGATTAAAGCTGAAGTATCATCATCCACACTACATCGCCGTTTGTGTAGGGTGCACTGTTTTTATTGTTCGTCTGAAGGAGTCCGAAAGATTTTGCGCGTTCTGCGAATTTCCGTTTGAGGGTGCTGTTTCCTCCGTCTTTGCCGTCAGAAATCACGTAGCCTATGAACCATTGATTTCTTTTATTTTTGCCATCGTTGTCATTCAGGCGGTAAGCTCCCGATGTAATAGCCGCGGATTTCTTGTCAGTTCCATACCCTGAGCCGCTCGCACGGACTCCGGGAATGTTGCTCATGTAGCGAAGCACTTCCGCTTTGAAGCCACTTGTATCACGGTAATCTTTGTCTTCTCTGCTCTCCCAAAATTCCTGCACCGGGCTTTTATGGCCGTTATATTTAACAAGATATGCGCCATTGTTAGACTGTTTCTCTATTTTGTCCGGGTTGTCGATATACCAGAACGTTACAGCTGCCTTAAGATTCTTCAGGTTGCTTATGACGGTTGTCGCTGTTGTCGTTGCGATGATCTCGCCCGCTGAAATCATCATCATGGCCGAGAGAATGCCGATTACAATAATAACAATCAGAAGCTCAACGAGTGTGAAGCCTTTTTTGGCGTATTGTTGGCCTTGCGTATTGTTATAAAACATCATAAGCCCTCCTTATTGTGTTAAATTTTTTCTTAAGAATGTATTTATTATACTCTGCTTGCGCTTAATATTTCTCTGTCTTTCGTCAATAAATTCTATTTTCATTTCATGCCCATGTGATAAAATTCTTGTTGATATTTCCACGACAAATTAAATTTCTTACATTGAGCGCGTCTGCTGGCTCTGTGAATCTTGCAGGGAATTTCAGCGGAGGCATCGCGAATTTTGCAGGAGGTGTTTGTTCTTATGGAGTTAAAAGCGGCTGGCACTGCCGGGACTCTTGAGTCGAGCGACATAATGATAACGCTTGAGCCAAAAGACAGCGGCGGAATCGATTTGACGCTCGAAAGCTCTGTTCTCAATCAGTACGGCAGGCAGATAAAAGCAGAGGTGCTTGCCTCACTCGAAAGGCTCGGCGTGAAGAACGCAAAAGTCATCGTAAACGATCACGGCGCATTGGACTGCACAATCAAAGCCCGCGTTGAGTGCGCGTTCTACAGGGGCTGCGGCGTTGACATGGACGGCAAATTTGACTGGGGAGGAGTGATTCGCTAATGAGTTTACCGAGACCGAAGCCGGAGAGATTCCGTCTCCGCAGAACAATGATGTTCATGAACGCACAGAAGCCCGGACTCATCAAGGACGCATACATTTACGGGGCAGACTCCATAATGCTCGACCTTGAGGACGCTGTAGCAGAAAATCAGAAGGACAGCGCAAGATTCTCACTCTATCACGCGCTCAAAGAGATTGATTACGGCGACACAGAAGTTATCGTGCGTATCAACGGACTCGACACTCCTCACTGGAAGGAAGACATCCGGGTCTGCGTTGCGGGAGGGTGCGACGGAATCAGAATCGCAAAGACCGAGTCAGCTCAGGACGTTAAGACAGTTGACGCGGCAGTAACAGAAGCTGAGAAAGAGTTCGGAGTCGAGGTCGGAAGGACTCTTCTCATGGCCGCGCTTGAGAGTCCCAAAGGTGTGCTTAACGCTTACGAGATCTGCCAGGCTTCACCGAGATTATTCGGCGTTGCTTTGTCGGGCGGAGATTACCGCAAGTGTATGCAGGTCAAAGTCATTCCCGGCGGAATAGAGATGTTATTCGCCCGCGGGTTAATGCTCAATGCGGCGAGGGCTGCGGGGATTCAGTGCTTTGACACGGTATTCACGAACCTTAACGATGACGAGGGATTCAGGGCTGAAGTCAAGCAGAATGTAGAAATGGGCTTTGACGGTAAATCACTCATCAACCCGAAACAGATTCCCATCGTCCATGAAATGCTCGCCCCGACTCAGAAGGAAATCGCAGAGGCAGAAAAGATTGTGCGGGCATTCCGCGAACACGCAAAAGAGGGAGTCGGAGTCTTCACGCTCGACAACGGGAAAATGATTGACATCGCATTTGTCCCCGGCGCAGAGAGAGTCATAAAGTTAGCGAAAGCCAGCGGAATTTACGAGGGGGATCTTTAAGTCATGAAAAACGCAGTAGGAAGAGAGATACCCGAAGAAGCATTAGCAGTACAGCTCAAGAACGGCAGAAAGTAC
Encoded here:
- a CDS encoding DUF4160 domain-containing protein; amino-acid sequence: MRYIFWTNEGEPREPVHVHIAIGQPGPNATKIWITKDGKAIVANNNSRIPEKGLRRLIEAIKDDIGTIIEAWLDYFGEIRYFC
- the mtnA gene encoding S-methyl-5-thioribose-1-phosphate isomerase, with translation MNILTYETVSLDENQSALLILDQTKLPGHVKILRLTDIRDIWNAIKTLQVRGAPAIGIAAAFGLYLSARNITASNYPAFMAGLKDAKDYLNSARPTAVNLSWALNRVYSVAEASADKAIPEIIEALRLEALAIKSEDTETCRKIGEYGLTLIHDGDGILTHCNAGQLATSKYGTALAPIHLGREKGMNFRVYCDETRPLLQGARLSAFELVADGVDTTLICDNMASQVMKEGRVSAVFVGCDRLAANGDCCNKIGTSGLAIMAKYYGVPFYVFCPASTIDMTIQTGAEIVIEQRNPDEVTEMWYSKRMAPDGVKVYNPAFDVTDNSLIAGIVTEYGIARPPYIDSLREILTTGATASNPSP
- a CDS encoding riboflavin synthase yields the protein MFTGLIETIGTVKSFSRKGTYYTLSIESEISGELSLGQSVSVSGACLTVTRNDSHVFDVEMMQETFSRTWFGRGLHAGTRVNLERAMRLTDRLDGHLVLGHVDGVAVLKEIRGTDTKEAVFVPEDSDLLRGIVEKGSVAVDGISLTVIDAGTRSFSVGIIPATLGATTLGGLKAGGIINLETDILGKYVARLSEFGTGVKDSDYWRSLLS
- the ribD gene encoding bifunctional diaminohydroxyphosphoribosylaminopyrimidine deaminase/5-amino-6-(5-phosphoribosylamino)uracil reductase RibD, translated to MSAKIFPEAVTIHTQYMSRALSLAKNGLRMTSPNPMVGCVIVKDGRIIGEGWHHQYGHPHAEIEAINDAHNHGENVRGATVYVTLEPCSHYGKTPPCANRLVAEGVAEVIIAMRDPNPKVNGKGIDILRESGIKVTELKDFEAEAKFLNRGFVFVHKYGRPFVSLKAAISLDGRMNLPNGASKWITGIESRTESHRMRAENDAVLVGVGTVLSDDPELTVRHVAGINPVRVILDSRLTTPTSAKVIGHDGKCIIITAEGADRQKAEALTDIGAEIAEVKSSGGHVGIHSALEYLAGRGILTLMAEGGPGILGALLHEGVADYIRLFIAPKIFGGGKTIDAGMNFADVKSAFTLTNPITRTAGDDTVIEGRLSCSPDL
- a CDS encoding tripartite tricarboxylate transporter substrate binding protein, producing the protein MKKFLCSVLAVMLVLSCAAFASTEWKFERKVTIVCPWSVGGGADSTLRPMANLLKPILGQEVEIVNVTGGNGVTAVEYVYKQPADGYTYMLGTQSLFMQDIQGTTSMNFKDEFIPVARLVHAINVITASKKAMDRKGYKTFSEMIEYVKKNPFEVSVGMLTSTGLDGASLKQALEGLDILDVSYPSGSEMNSALVGGHIDIMVTGTDEIEGLIAAGDVVPLLALSEKRMKRYPDVECSVELGINSVLGPARGIFAKKGTPKEAIDVLVAAIEKASQDPQWQAFLVQGCYDERPGFAGPAEYGADCEKDYRLLSDYLKSEGVLKKDYYK
- a CDS encoding tripartite tricarboxylate transporter TctB family protein, with amino-acid sequence MFELICNVLLWLGLLYSYFFHVLEAPIPDRTARNPYTLKPDVWPKAIIILLLICIAINIINIIRKNRNNPDFSFASMFNINVKRWLGMAIIIGASFVLEPLGYMATCCLVLFLYGLLLGQTHVFRLAIFSVVITFVLYVVFSVLLSVNLPRGTIEACRNFSLYVEGIVASVQSALGM
- a CDS encoding tripartite tricarboxylate transporter permease codes for the protein MTTWELFTNGFSVLMDPYTFLMVVFAIVVGTIFGALPGVSATMAVALGLPFTYSMQPVPAIVFLVAIYCSSITGGSITAILFKIPGVPSSAPTTFDGYPMAQRGEAGKALGIALGSSAIGGLVSALAMLTLSPQLTQAALSFSPSDIFAITFMGLSILTCLDSKNILRTLISGLLGLLLACVGQDPMYAVQRLTFGSGELIAGLEMIPVLIGIFAVTEVLKQTKKRDKLTADESTASVNTKMPSFREWWGIKWLLARCSVIGTIIGILPGAGATIASFLCYSSETKLSKHPEKFGTGIIDGIAASETANNAATGGAMVPLLSLGIPGGNAAAVMMSALVLKGVQLGPLLLVNQPQYLSATFASMVVTNILMVIVAIAIAKVFAQILAVPYSYLGPIIIMLAIIGSYATNMSIADVKIMAIAGVIGLIISACHFNSAALILGLVLGVICEGNFSRAYTISRANLVNMFARPVAGTLMVISLVLLVWPIVSSLFRKKEA
- a CDS encoding DUF4160 domain-containing protein, whose amino-acid sequence is MPEISRFYGIRIYMYYDEHNSPHFHAKYDGEEAEYNFDGDLLKGSMPARITKIIAGWAVLHSRELEENWEDARDGRELTSIRGLK
- a CDS encoding DUF2442 domain-containing protein — encoded protein: MGCHECPDAVKVEPLNDYVLKVEFADGTIKARDFSDHFNKGVFRKLRDISFFRKAHAEDGAIVWDDTLDCAPEHVYYHE
- a CDS encoding prepilin-type N-terminal cleavage/methylation domain-containing protein, which codes for MFYNNTQGQQYAKKGFTLVELLIVIIVIGILSAMMMISAGEIIATTTATTVISNLKNLKAAVTFWYIDNPDKIEKQSNNGAYLVKYNGHKSPVQEFWESREDKDYRDTSGFKAEVLRYMSNIPGVRASGSGYGTDKKSAAITSGAYRLNDNDGKNKRNQWFIGYVISDGKDGGNSTLKRKFAERAKSFGLLQTNNKNSAPYTNGDVVWMMILQL
- the citD gene encoding citrate lyase acyl carrier protein, translating into MELKAAGTAGTLESSDIMITLEPKDSGGIDLTLESSVLNQYGRQIKAEVLASLERLGVKNAKVIVNDHGALDCTIKARVECAFYRGCGVDMDGKFDWGGVIR
- a CDS encoding HpcH/HpaI aldolase/citrate lyase family protein, translated to MSLPRPKPERFRLRRTMMFMNAQKPGLIKDAYIYGADSIMLDLEDAVAENQKDSARFSLYHALKEIDYGDTEVIVRINGLDTPHWKEDIRVCVAGGCDGIRIAKTESAQDVKTVDAAVTEAEKEFGVEVGRTLLMAALESPKGVLNAYEICQASPRLFGVALSGGDYRKCMQVKVIPGGIEMLFARGLMLNAARAAGIQCFDTVFTNLNDDEGFRAEVKQNVEMGFDGKSLINPKQIPIVHEMLAPTQKEIAEAEKIVRAFREHAKEGVGVFTLDNGKMIDIAFVPGAERVIKLAKASGIYEGDL